The following DNA comes from Streptococcus canis.
AACCTCCAATTCCAGAAACTAAAATGACACTGGCAATCAATAAGTTTTTCTTATTATCCATATCAACTTTGGATTCAATCAAGATTTTCAGACCACTAGAAGCTATCACACCAAACAAGGCAACTGATATACCTCCAATAACTGGTGTTGGAATGGATTGAATTAGAGCTGATACCTTGCCAATAAAACTGAGGAGGCCAGCAATCACTGCTGCACCTGCAATAACATAGACTGAGAATATTTTATTCAAAGCCATTACACCAATATTTTCACCGTAAGAAGTAACCGGAGGTGCTCCTAAGAAACCCGCAATGATTTGAGCAAATCCATCGCCGGTTAAAGTCTTTTCAAGTCCTGGATCTTTGAAATAATCTCTCTTTGTCAAGCTATTTAAGACCATAATATGTCCAAAGTGTTCAGTCATTGTTACAAAAGCAATGGGGGCCATGGTTAAAATAGCACTTGGATAGAATCTGACCCCATAGGTTAGGAAAGGAATTTCTACCGCTGGAATACTCAACCATTTAGCTTGTGCCACATTTGTCAAATGAACAATCTCTTGACCAGTTACCAGACCAACCAAAAGCGCCACCAAGTAACCAACTAATAATCCTAATAAGATAGGAACAATAGCGACAATGCCCTTACCATAAATGTTGAAGAAAATCACTGCCAGCAAGGTCACTAGTCCAATAATGAAATAGGTCAAGTTATAGTGACCGTCTTTAAGCATTACATCACTAACAGCTGTGGAAGCTAGACTAAGACCGATAACCATAACGATTGGTCCAACAACAACTGGTGGAAGAATTCTATCAATCCAGTCATTACCAATGGCTTTAACGACCAGAGCCACAATCAGGTAAACCAGACCTCCCGTCATGGCTCCTTGAGCCACAGCACCAATGCCATCTGTCTTCATCAGTAACTGCATGGCTGCAATATAAGCAAAACTTGATCCCATATAGGCTGGAATTTTAAATTTAGTCACCGACAAGTGGGCAAGTGTTCCTAAACCACTCGATAAGAGAGCCACAGACGGGTCAATTCCAACTAAGATAGGAACAAGGACCGTCGCTCCAAACATGGCAAACAAATGCTGAAAGGACAAACCAATTAAAATCCCTGCTTTTGGAATTTCTTCTACATCATAAATGACATCTTTCACAATAAAATCTCCTTCTTATGTTGGGTCAACAATGCTAACACAATCACGGCCATCAACTTCGACAACCTCAACAACAATTTCTTCTGCACTACTTGTTGGAATGTTTTTCCCAACATAATCCGCACGAATCGGTAATTCTCGGTGTCCACGATCCACCAGAACAGCTAAACTAACACGAGCAGGTCGCCCTAAGCTCACCAGATTATCAATAGCGGCACGAATGGTGCGACCAGTATAAAGAACATCGTCCACCAAAATCACATCCTTGCCTGTAATATCTACCGGCATCAGGGTTGTGTCTTTTGCAACTTTCATATCGTCTCGAAAAGGCTTAATGTCTAACTCACCAATCGGTAAATCCAATCCTTCTAATTGATGTAGTCTTTCTTGAATGCGACGAGCTAGAAAAACACCTCGCGTTTTGATACCTGCCAAAACCACATTGTCCAGCTGCTTGTTACGCTCAATAATCTCATAAGTAATACGGGTAATGGCGCGCTTCATTGTCACATCATCAACAATTTCCTTAGATTTCATGTTGAAACCTCCTCTAAAAATTCAATAAAAAAATCTCCTTGACAACAAGGAGATTCAGCAAAATATAGCACAATTAGGTACAATCGTGCACTTTTTCAGTTCTGTCTCCTTGACAGCCTCACGGGACTGTTTTAAAGGAATATTTTATTTC
Coding sequences within:
- a CDS encoding uracil-xanthine permease family protein, producing MKDVIYDVEEIPKAGILIGLSFQHLFAMFGATVLVPILVGIDPSVALLSSGLGTLAHLSVTKFKIPAYMGSSFAYIAAMQLLMKTDGIGAVAQGAMTGGLVYLIVALVVKAIGNDWIDRILPPVVVGPIVMVIGLSLASTAVSDVMLKDGHYNLTYFIIGLVTLLAVIFFNIYGKGIVAIVPILLGLLVGYLVALLVGLVTGQEIVHLTNVAQAKWLSIPAVEIPFLTYGVRFYPSAILTMAPIAFVTMTEHFGHIMVLNSLTKRDYFKDPGLEKTLTGDGFAQIIAGFLGAPPVTSYGENIGVMALNKIFSVYVIAGAAVIAGLLSFIGKVSALIQSIPTPVIGGISVALFGVIASSGLKILIESKVDMDNKKNLLIASVILVSGIGGLMLQVNGLQISGVAFSTLLGIILYQVLPEK
- the pyrR gene encoding bifunctional pyr operon transcriptional regulator/uracil phosphoribosyltransferase PyrR; translated protein: MKSKEIVDDVTMKRAITRITYEIIERNKQLDNVVLAGIKTRGVFLARRIQERLHQLEGLDLPIGELDIKPFRDDMKVAKDTTLMPVDITGKDVILVDDVLYTGRTIRAAIDNLVSLGRPARVSLAVLVDRGHRELPIRADYVGKNIPTSSAEEIVVEVVEVDGRDCVSIVDPT